A stretch of DNA from Telopea speciosissima isolate NSW1024214 ecotype Mountain lineage chromosome 5, Tspe_v1, whole genome shotgun sequence:
GAGTCAACTCGATTTTTCCCAAGGTCGAAACTTGGTCGAGTTCCAAGCTTTAGTTCCTTAAACCAAAGTATATGGTGGTTTGCCCAAGTAAAGGTTAATATCAAAATTAACTACTAGAAGGGTATTCTTAAGCAGAATGATTGTACAATCAAAGAAAAGGACCTAcatgaaaataataatattattttcaTGGTTGTATCTCAAAGCGATTCATGTCAATAAGTAGACTTTTGTTTGTAATGACAAAAAGTTGTATACCGTATATTTAAGTATATCTTCTGTTGTTGTTCGACATGAGTAGACTTCTTGACTGAATCAAAGTTTTGTGGTGGTTAATTATTGTAAGATTCCATGGCCACACTAGTTGATGGTAATCTTGTAATTAAtatagcccaagtgggagactgttagaagtttctaattatgggtttaattaattattgagTTAGTCACCTAGTAGGAGTCTACGCATGAACCGATTCGGTTCGTCACACACAAAGATAGAACAACCCAATCTCAATATGGAACTGAGATTGTAGTTGGGACAATATTATATATACTGGTATTGGGTCCCTGTAGCCGTCGTCATAATTTCCCCCTCTTTCTCCCACAAAAAAGAGACTCATGGAGTGACGAAAGGTTGTGGAAGACTCAAGTCTAAGCGTGGTCGACGGTGTTACGACAAAGGATTAATCGTGGTCGACGGTGTTACTACAGGGTATTCGATAGCGCAATCGTCATCAACATACCAAAGGTGAAAGGTACATCCAATCTCTATATCATGGATTTATATATTCGTGTTCTAGGTTTTTGTATGGAAATAGGGTATCAATCTAAGACCCATAGATTTGATCTAATAATTGGTAGCATAAGTGAAAATCAAGATGATGACCTTTGTTATCAAACAGCAACAATCATAAAACCCAATATCAAAACCTTATTCATAATAGTAAAAAAGTTACCTCTTAGAGTTGTCTGCCAATGGCAATAGAGGAGTGATAACATAATAGCCATTCTCGGTCACTCCAGAAATGCTCCTAGATCGTGGGCCCAAATAGATGGATTTAGTTTCATCGAAAACACCTTTGCATATCACCCTCCTAAACtctagagaatccaaatctCCATCTGAAGAAGATATACCGTTCCACGGTATAGGTTCTAGTTCCAATCTTTTCTCTCTATACTCCAGCATTTCTATCTGTAAAAGCCATAAAGAAGATAAGTAGAAATAACTTCCCGactaaggagagagaaatttaAAATACATGCAGGGTACATTACAGAACAATATTATAATTCAGCGAAATCAATATGAAAAAGATATGTATTTTCAAgctgttttcatttatttatttaagaattAGTGCATCAAAGAAACTAAGATCCAATTCGATATTTATATAACAGGCAACTATGTCCATCCATAAGGAATCCATACCAGATAAAGGATTTCTGAAGGAGCAGAAGCAGTTTTACCTTATTTTGCCTTCTGAAGATCTGCCAAGTTCCAAGACCAAACGTGATCGCCCCAGGAAGGAAAAGTAACCACCTCGACCATCTCCCCGTCTTCTTATCTGATACATTACATTTAGCAAAAGAAATCCATGAGATCTCATGGACGAGAAACGAAGAATATGTATTAGAGAAGAACGACAATGTGAAGTAGTGAAGTTTCCACAAACGTGAATGGATAGATTGTATTCGTGACGAAACTACTTATGTAAATGTACACTATGAgcagtggagagagagagagagagagaaagagagaccttGAGCCTGAGATTGAGAAGACGAAGGCGAGAAAGactgaggaagagaggagagaggtcCGGCAGAAGTAGAGAAGGAGCATTTCCAGGAAGACGTTCCTAGTGGATCCCACTTGCTCGTCGAAGTAGGAATTGGAGTGGCAAACCGAAGCTTTATTAGGGTTCTAGAAACGGAGGGTGCCATTCGGAATATCTTGGACGAACACCCGTACATTTTTCAGTTCCCATCCTCGGCAGTGTGCTCCTCCCCCATCCCTGACGACACTGTGGAGCGCGGAGTGTGGAGGCAAGCTTTATTacaattagggtttttaaataGGAATGATGGAGGGTCGGCCAGCCAGACTACAGAGCCAAATCCAAGCCAGAGAGGGAGGCTGCAATTGGAATTTGGAAAATGGGATCCTCAGACTCTGCTAGTGCTATATCGTGCCAGCGTGCAATGCGCAACTGTTGCTAGCTTGGCCCGGGGCTGTTTGTCGAGTCCAGTTTCTCTGCCATAGATGAGAAGTAACCATCGGTCCCATTTTTTGACATTTACAACGCGAGTAGGGGTATtaatagaaacaaaaaggatAAGTGGTTACCTCTGACATGTACGTGTTCACTATATAGAGATGATCTATTGTCCTACTTCAAGCCTTTAGGGGATGTATTTCGTGGTGCTAAGCAAAAAACTTACTTGGTATTTGTAGGGTTAGAAGAAACTGAATTTTCCTTGATAGAACCCACCCCTTCAGCACCTTCAGTCCTCAGTACGAGAGATTTAGGAATCGATATCAATCACGACCAACACCAATCCAGATTGGTCCATGTTGATGAATTTACTCTTAGTTTCAtttaaaaatcaatatttttatcattttacccttgttccATAACAATCCACTTATACAGAATCTCAGCTAGGAATAGGTATCAACACCTATCAATACGAATTGACCAAtttgataccaattttttttatccaaaaaaaaaaaaaatttctgataTCAATTTCTTGAACCATGGTCCACACACAAAGTTGTTAAGTGGTAAGTAAAATAAAGTATTGAAAAACTTTGGACCATACAGAGGCAGACTGCGtagaggaattttttttgtttttttttgggtagaccGTAGAGGATGTTATAGATAATAGATTTACATGGAAGACAGGGTATGACTGAATTTGAATATGAGCAATCCAAAcaatttcatatatatatatatatatccaacaGATGATTTACCACATCACCATTCCATGTGGCATGTGCGATTACGGAACCTTTTCACGTAATGAGATTAGGGCTGCCTTGAGCAGTGGTAGATATCACTCAGGAGGAGAGGAGTGAGCACTTATATGCCTCAGTGAGTGCAGGCCCCATATGCTTGTGTTGGGAAATATAGAAattgcttaaaaaaaaaaaaattcagctgGGTTTGTGAATTGTGAACGTCCCGGATCCAGATCCTttattgccaagctgcccgatAGGACCGTACTGCCCAGACACAGTGCTACGtgtaatgatcgccttaccccactcggacaaggcgtttgggcagggagAAGGCGGACATTGCACTCTACACCGTATCTgagcagcacggtcctgccgggcaactcggcagtagaggatccaaattgaaacTTCCCCCACTCTTTTGTCACAATTAGCAACACGATTGTTAGGGGTGGGTCGGaccctgatcctctactgcctagTTGCCCAGCAGGACGCTACTACCAAGACACCCCATGGCGGGGaatgatcgtcttacccctgcccgagcgccttgcccgagtgggggtaaggcggtcatttactgccttgctgtgtcttggcagtagggtcttgccgggcagctcggcagtagaggatccaaattggggtTGGGTCCATCAATCCATGTGACAGAGAAACCCAAAAAGGCCGACACCATCTCATcggtcaagtttcagcccctaaCAAGTGAGATCCCGATCTTAAAAGTGTGCTATAGTGAAAATTACAAGAATGCCAGTAGATTTCATAATCGCAAAATAGCATGCACTCCTATGATTTTATGAAACTTGTACCTCACTTTAAACCACTACTCATGCTTTCCAAACTGATACTTGACCCTAAGATGGATATATCCTATGTCATTGAATCCAATTCAGTCTGTCAAGGTTTGATAGCAAAGGGTCAAAAACTTGGTGACACAAACTTTGCAGGAAATCAACTCTTGAGAAAGTTATGGATGCTATTTGGTGGTTATATTTGACCTTAAGATGGATGTGGTGTCCTCTATCATATAGATCTACTCACTATCAGGGTCTTCTATAGCAAGGGAGCATGACCTATTCGGACCCAAACTTAGAAAAGTTCACAAACACATTTTACTGTCTTGTATTTCTATACAACACTTTACATCCAATTAATAAACAAATTCTTCATAAATTTTGAGATTATTCAAACCCACAGTTTCCTAATATCTTTCCGCATATCCTATGCCTTTTGAGGATGTATCCTCCACTGCTATTGGAATATGCCTTGTTCTCTTCTAAATTTTCTGGGCTGTTCCGTTCTTTTTTCTCCATGCCGCTGTTCTATATAGAAACTTTAGGACAGCATAAACTTGAACAGCAGAGGTGCTTAATAAACAAACCAACCTCGATGTTGCACGTTCACTGCAACAGGTGTTAATCATACATCCATTCAAAATTCTTGAAGAGGCATCAAAGGAAATTATGTTCACACCAATTAGTATGAATACATAATCAATCCAATCATCTCCATAGTCCAATAGAGATTAGACACGCTAAGTGCAATAAAAACCCAAGTCCTCCAACTCACAGGGGAAGCAATCTGAAAAATCCAATATAGTTGTAACTGTAAACCAAGACAATGATCAGATAATCAAAACCTGGTTAGGCAAGAAAAAATCCCACCACCAACCACTGCAAACCCAGAATTTCAAATCTTAACAGCTACTTCACATTGCAAAAACATTGTCATCTCAGTTCTTCGACTTGGAATGCTTTACAAGCCAATCAATTACAGAGTCAATGTTGGTTGAGTTCTTGCATGAGATCATGAAGCAGCACACTTCTCTATCAGTAATTGACTTGAGTCCCCTGCATAGAACGTAATCATTACAGTATCAAATGATTTTGTAAAttattgaatgaaaaaaaaagagaaaaaccaaaacaaacaaatcagGAAGCATTGTTAATAATCCATTCGTATGAAGGTGAAGAAATATCTGAAACAATCTTGCAAGGCTAAACTTCCACTTCCCAAAAAGTGAAACTGTTTCCACTTACATTTGATCTGTCAAAGCCTGTTTAGAAAGAGCTTCTGGCTTGTCAATCTTGTTCCCCAATACCAGCAATGGGATACCACTCAGTGAGGACTTGCTCAGCAAGTCATGAAGTTCACTTTTCGAGATGGACAAGTTATCACGATCAGCAACATCAACAACATACCTACACCAAGTAGGAAAATGTTAGACCCAAGAAAAGTAGGTTTATTAAAACCTACATGTAGAGACTCCACCAAAGAGACATTATCACAAATATTGATCATAAGCAGGATTGGGGAGGAGCGAACCTTCGACATTAGAGATATGGAAGATTTCAAATCCCtgcccccaacaaaaaaaaaccatcaacTGCactattttttgttaaaatagTACTTCAATAAACTGTCTTCTAAGTTATGGGGTTTGTGAAAGATTAATTTTATTCCTCCCAACGAGGCTCGCTTGTTGTTCACCaattttttaatcttaaaaAGCTAGCTGATCTTTGTCTTTATGTTATGTTGCTTTCTCAACAAAACAGAGGAGAAAGGCAGTAACAGGTAGGAAGTCCAAGAAAGATCAGGCCAAACGTGGCTCAGTTCTATTTAACAGGTTGGGTCCACTTTGTTTAAAACTtaagttgttttgtttttcttttaaagtGGTCCagtttaatttgttattttatttcttttcttttaaaatttaagTTGGGTCgacattcttttattttctatttgacTTTAACAAGGAATGGGACAATTgtaaagagggggggggggggctaggGGTTTTCCTAGCTTGTTTTGAACTCTTG
This window harbors:
- the LOC122661803 gene encoding surfeit locus protein 1 isoform X2 codes for the protein MYGCSSKIFRMAPSVSRTLIKLRFATPIPTSTSKWDPLGTSSWKCSFSTSAGPLSSLPQSFSPSSSQSQAQDKKTGRWSRWLLFLPGAITFGLGTWQIFRRQNKIEMLEYREKRLELEPIPWNGISSSDGDLDSLEFRRVICKGVFDETKSIYLGPRSRSISGVTENGYYVITPLLPLADNSKSVQSAVLVNKGWVPRNWKDKPSDVSQDGEPPPNLPSPNTTQNEGNSPWRFWSKKHTRNQARDITPVKVIGVVRGSEKPSIFVPENNPSSGQWFYVDVPAIARACGLPENTLYIEYISDDINPSKPYPIPKDVNALIRSSVTPQDHLNYTLTWYSLSAAVTFMAVKRVKPSKSRR
- the LOC122662606 gene encoding ADP-ribosylation factor-like protein 8a codes for the protein MGLWEAFLNWLRSLFFKQEMELSLIGLQNAGKTSLVNVIATGGYSEDMIPTVGFNMRKVTKGNVTIKLWDLGGQPRFRSMWERYCRAVSAIVYVVDVADRDNLSISKSELHDLLSKSSLSGIPLLVLGNKIDKPEALSKQALTDQMGLKSITDREVCCFMISCKNSTNIDSVIDWLVKHSKSKN
- the LOC122661803 gene encoding surfeit locus protein 1 isoform X1; translation: MYGCSSKIFRMAPSVSRTLIKLRFATPIPTSTSKWDPLGTSSWKCSFSTSAGPLSSLPQSFSPSSSQSQAQDKKTGRWSRWLLFLPGAITFGLGTWQIFRRQNKIEMLEYREKRLELEPIPWNGISSSDGDLDSLEFRRVICKGVFDETKSIYLGPRSRSISGVTENGYYVITPLLPLADNSKSVQSAVLVNKGWVPRNWKDKPSDVSQDGEPPPNLPSPNTTQNEGNSPWRFWSKKHTRVKNQARDITPVKVIGVVRGSEKPSIFVPENNPSSGQWFYVDVPAIARACGLPENTLYIEYISDDINPSKPYPIPKDVNALIRSSVTPQDHLNYTLTWYSLSAAVTFMAVKRVKPSKSRR